A region of the Chelatococcus sp. YT9 genome:
GAGCCGAAGCTCGCGATCGCCCTAGCGGCTGATCCGGAGGGCGGCACGCTCGTCATATCCGATAATGGCATCGGCATGAGCCGTGACGAGATGATCGAAGCGCTTGGGACCATCGCCCGCTCCGGAACGCGCAGCTTCATGGAGCGTGTCGAAGCGGGAGAGGGCAAGGAGGAGGCGAAGCTCATCGGTCAGTTCGGTGTCGGCTTCTATTCGGCCTTCATGGTCGCCTCCGCCGTCGAGGTGGTCAGCCGCCGCGCCGGCAGCGACGAGGCCTGGTCATGGTCCTCGGACGGCAAGGGTGAGTTCACGGTCGCCCCGGTTGCGCTGGAGGACGCGCCCGCGCGTGGCACGCGCGTGAAGCTCCAGCTCATGGAGGACGCGAAAACCTATGCCGAGCGCTGGACGCTGGAACGCATCGTGCGTGAGCAGTCCGGGCATGTACCGGTCCCGATCGCGCTGATCGAAAAGCCGGGTGCGGAGGAGACCGCACTCGTAGACGGCGCAGCACTCTGGACACGGCCGAAGAGCGAGATCACCAAGGACGAATACGCCGATTTCTATCGCAGCGTCGCCAGCCAGTATGACGAGCCGGCTGCGACAATCCACATGCACGCCGAGGGACGACACGAATACACGGCCCTCGTCTTCGTGCCGGGCGCCCGCCCCTTCGACCTCTTTGACGCCGACCGCAAGGGCCGCATCAAACTCTATGTGAAGCGCGTGTTCATCACGGATGAAGCCGAATTGATGCCACGCTATCTGCGCTTCGTGCGGGGCATTGTCGATACGGCCGATTTGCCGCTCAACATCTCCCGCGAGATGATCCAGGACAGCCCGCTGCTCGGCGCGATCAAGAAGGGCGTCACCAAACGCGTATTGTCGGACCTGACCAAGCTCGCCGAGCAGGACGCCGACGCCTTTGCGAAAATCTGGGAAAATTTCGGCGCCGTCATCAAGGAAGGGCTCTACGAGGATTTCGAGCGGCGCGCGCAGCTTCTCGATCTCGCCCGCTTCCGGACCACGGCCTCGGGCGAGGGTTGGCGGAGCCTCAAGGACTATGCCGCCGCGCTGAAGGAAAACCAGACGGCGATTTACTACATCGCCGGCGACGACGCCGCGCGGATTGCGGCTTCACCCCAGCTCGAAGGCTTCCGCGCACGCGGCATCGAGGTCCTGCTGCTCTCCGATCCCGTTGACAGCTTCTGGGTCTCGGCCGCGCCGGACTACGAGGGCAAGCCCTTCAAGTCAGTAACCCAAGGAGCGGCTGATCTCGGTCTGATTCCGCTGCTTGATGGCAAGGCGCCTGCGGCTGCGGAGGCGAGCGAGGAGGTGAGCGCCCTACTCGGCGCGATGAAGGCTGCTCTCGGCAACGAGGTTGCGGATGTCCGCCCCTCCGAGAGGCTGACCGAGAGCGCGGTGTGTCTCGTTGCTCCCGATGGCGGCCCCGATCGCCAGTTCGAACGCCTGCTGAGCGCCGCCGGACGGGGCGATAGCGCGGCAAAACCCGTCCTTGAGGTCAATCCGCGGCACGCCACGATTACCGCGCTCGCGGGCGTGCGGGATGAGGCCATCCGAACGGATATCGCCCATCTGCTGCTCGACTCCGCCCGCGCGCTTGACGGCGAGCGCCCGAGCGACGCGAGCGCATTTGCGGATCGCCTGAACCGCTTGATCACGCGCAGCATCGCTGCTCCGGAGTGACTTGTTTGGCAAGCGACGGTGCCACACCGCTCGAGTCGTCAGTTTTCGACTGCGAGGCGCCTGAGCTTGCCGCGCGGCTGATCGGTGTCTTCCTCTTCGTGGACGGCGTCGGAGGTAGGATCGTCGAGACCGAGGCCTATACCCGCGACGATCCCGCATCCCACAGCTTCCGCGGCCTGACGCCGCGGAATGCAGCGATGTTTGGACCACCCGGCACAGCGTATGTCTACAGGTCCTACGGCCTGCACTGGTGCCTGAACATCGTGGCCCGATCCGGCGGCGCGGTGCTGTTGCGGGCTCTCGAACCGACAGCCGGTCTGGACAAGATGATGCAGCGGCGCGGAACGGCCCGGGCGTTGTGCAGCGGTCCCGGCCGCCTGGCTCAGGCTTTGGCAATCGATGCGCACCATAACGCCATGCGCGTGGACAAAGATCCGTTCTCGGTCAACGATCGCGTACGGGCACCAGAGATCGCCGTTGGCCCTCGCATCGGGATCAGTCGGGCACGCGAGCAACCATGGCGTTTTGGCTGGCGCAACTCGCCTTATCTGAGCAGACCGTTCCCACAGGTACCCGCCAGCGGCGAGCCGGCCGCATAGGAGCTCAAATTAACCTCCTCCTCGAGCGAGCGTCTCGGCGAATGCCGGGGTAGCCCTCCCTCCGACAAGCACGTGAGCGCTGGCGGCGACGCCCGAGTTCGACGGTTTTGACCTGCCTCGATCACGCCGCCGCTCTTTCTCCGCAGCCGCACTTCAGAACAATTTGAACTTCGCGGGTGCGCGCGCGTTGCAGCCTTACGGAGGCGGAGAGCGCGATGAATGTCATAAACGAACGCAGCGTGTCGGTCTGGATGGACGTGGCGGTCGCGCCTGACGCTCTACCTCTCGCGGCTAATACGAAGGCGGATGTTGCCATCATCGGTTCGGGCATCGCTGGTCTTTCGGTCGCGTATGAGCTTTCGCGGCGTGGACACTCCGTCGTCGTCCTGGATCGTGGTGCCATCGCTGGCGGAATGACGGCCCGCACGACGGCGCATCTCGCACCCATCTGCGATGATTCCCTCGCGGAACTGTTGTCCATGCGCGGCCAAGAGCTGGCACGCGGGTTTCAGGCGAGCCAGAGCGACGCGGTCGATCGGATCGAGCAGATCCAACGGGAACTTGGCATTGACTGCGAGTTCCGCAGGCTCGACGGCCTGCTCTTCCTCGATCCAAATAGTGAGGAAAGCGTCCTCGAGGACGAGATCGCAGCCGCGGTTGAGATCGGTGTGACGGTGGAGCGCGGGGAAGGCCTGCCGCTCCAAACGCTCGAGGACCGGCCCTTCTTACGCTACCCGGACCAGGCGACCTTTCACCCTCTCAAGTATCTGCGCGGCCTGGCCGAGGCGATCGTGAAGGCGGGCGGGGCCCTGCACCCCTTCTCGCCAGTCACCGAGGTGTCAGAAGAAGAAGGCCTTGTCCGTGTCAGACTTGAGTCCGGGCATGAGGTCGAAGCGGCGCACGCCGTCGTCGCGACCAATTCCCCCATCCACGATCTGGTCTCGCTGCATACCAAACAAGCCCCCTACCGCACCTATGCCATGGGGTTCGAAATAGAGCGCGGCGCGGTCGCCGACGCGCTCTATTGGGACACAGCAGAGCCCTACCATTACGTACGCCTGACCTCCGGTAGAGATGGCAAGGAGGTCCTCATCGTCGGCGGCGAGGACCACAAGACCGGCGAGGCCGACGATGCGCCGGCCCGCTTCGGCGCCTTGGAAAGCTGGATCAGGACCCTCTTGCCCTCGCTCGGGCCGGAACTCTACCGATGGTCAGGGCAGGTCATGGATACACTCGATTATTGCGGCTTTATCGGACGAGAATCCGGCACCGAGCGGATTTTCGTGAGCACGGGGGATTCCGGCCAGGGCATCACTCATGGGGTGGTTGCCAGCCTCGTCATTCCCGATCTTATCGCTGGCCAAGACAACCCCTTCGCTGCAGTGTACGATCCAAACCGCAAGCCCCTGAAGGCCGCCAGCACCTTCGTGAGCGAGAATATGACCGCGATCGCCAACGTCGCGCAATATCTCGCGCCTGGCGAGCTCGCTTCCGTGCACGAACTGAGACCTGGCCAGGGGGCGATTATACGCGACGGGCTTCGCAAGATCGCGGCGTACCGCGCCGAGGACGGCACCGTCCATCAACACTCGGCAGTCTGCACTCATCTCGGCTGCCATCTGCAGTGGAATTCGTTTGAACATTGCTGGGATTGCCCCTGCCACGGCTCCCAATTCGCACCGGACGGCTGCGTGCTCAATGGTCCGGCAATAGCCGCGCTGGCCAAGATCTGCGGGGGCGAGTGAAGGAAGCGCCAAGGGAAGGCTGCCATGATCCACCATGTTTCCGTCGGGACAAGCGACGTCAGACGAAGCCGGCTCTTCTATGATCCAGTGCTGGAGACCCTTGGTCTTCGGCTGCTCAAAGCCTCGGACGAGTCGGCCGATTACGGTGTTTCATCAATACTCTTCAGCCTTGAGACGCCGGTCAACGGCCGACCGGCCTCGGCTGGAAACGGCGTGCATATCGCCTTCGCCGCCGGAAGCCGGGCGATGGTCGACGAATTCCACGCGACTGCCTTGCGCCATGGTGGAGCCGACGCTGGTGCGCCGGGCTTGAGGCCCGAGTACGATGCCCACTACTACGGCGCCTTCGTCACGGATCCGGACGGCAACAAGATCGAGGCGGTGACGCATCATGCCACCTAGAGATAGCGCTGAAGTCGGACGAAAGCCCAGCCTGAGCCGACCGGGCATTGATCGAGAGGGGAACACCAGCTCTTCGCTTTTGGCCAACGCCCTGGTTTCGGGAACTGCAGTTGGCATCGCCACGACAGCGGTCCTCGCATTGCTGGCCCGGATAGAAGGGCGCGACGCGGTCGAACCGGTCAATTCCACCAGCCACTGGTATCACGGCGAGACAGCGGGCTCTGTTCGAAGGCTTGACACATCGCACACACTCCTCGGTTTTGTGACGCATCACAGCGCTTCTGTGTTCTGGGCATCGATCTTCCAGCTGTGGAGGCGCTTTCGGCCGGGCCGCCCAGCTCTGATTGACGCCGCCGGCGTGTCTGCGCTCGCTGCCCTGGTTGATTATGGGATCGTACCCAAGCGGCTGACACCTG
Encoded here:
- the htpG gene encoding molecular chaperone HtpG → MTQTTEHRSFEADVSRLLHMMVHSVYSDRDVFLRELISNAADACEKLRYEAIARPELLGEEPKLAIALAADPEGGTLVISDNGIGMSRDEMIEALGTIARSGTRSFMERVEAGEGKEEAKLIGQFGVGFYSAFMVASAVEVVSRRAGSDEAWSWSSDGKGEFTVAPVALEDAPARGTRVKLQLMEDAKTYAERWTLERIVREQSGHVPVPIALIEKPGAEETALVDGAALWTRPKSEITKDEYADFYRSVASQYDEPAATIHMHAEGRHEYTALVFVPGARPFDLFDADRKGRIKLYVKRVFITDEAELMPRYLRFVRGIVDTADLPLNISREMIQDSPLLGAIKKGVTKRVLSDLTKLAEQDADAFAKIWENFGAVIKEGLYEDFERRAQLLDLARFRTTASGEGWRSLKDYAAALKENQTAIYYIAGDDAARIAASPQLEGFRARGIEVLLLSDPVDSFWVSAAPDYEGKPFKSVTQGAADLGLIPLLDGKAPAAAEASEEVSALLGAMKAALGNEVADVRPSERLTESAVCLVAPDGGPDRQFERLLSAAGRGDSAAKPVLEVNPRHATITALAGVRDEAIRTDIAHLLLDSARALDGERPSDASAFADRLNRLITRSIAAPE
- a CDS encoding DNA-3-methyladenine glycosylase is translated as MASDGATPLESSVFDCEAPELAARLIGVFLFVDGVGGRIVETEAYTRDDPASHSFRGLTPRNAAMFGPPGTAYVYRSYGLHWCLNIVARSGGAVLLRALEPTAGLDKMMQRRGTARALCSGPGRLAQALAIDAHHNAMRVDKDPFSVNDRVRAPEIAVGPRIGISRAREQPWRFGWRNSPYLSRPFPQVPASGEPAA
- a CDS encoding FAD-dependent oxidoreductase, encoding MNVINERSVSVWMDVAVAPDALPLAANTKADVAIIGSGIAGLSVAYELSRRGHSVVVLDRGAIAGGMTARTTAHLAPICDDSLAELLSMRGQELARGFQASQSDAVDRIEQIQRELGIDCEFRRLDGLLFLDPNSEESVLEDEIAAAVEIGVTVERGEGLPLQTLEDRPFLRYPDQATFHPLKYLRGLAEAIVKAGGALHPFSPVTEVSEEEGLVRVRLESGHEVEAAHAVVATNSPIHDLVSLHTKQAPYRTYAMGFEIERGAVADALYWDTAEPYHYVRLTSGRDGKEVLIVGGEDHKTGEADDAPARFGALESWIRTLLPSLGPELYRWSGQVMDTLDYCGFIGRESGTERIFVSTGDSGQGITHGVVASLVIPDLIAGQDNPFAAVYDPNRKPLKAASTFVSENMTAIANVAQYLAPGELASVHELRPGQGAIIRDGLRKIAAYRAEDGTVHQHSAVCTHLGCHLQWNSFEHCWDCPCHGSQFAPDGCVLNGPAIAALAKICGGE
- a CDS encoding VOC family protein, translated to MIHHVSVGTSDVRRSRLFYDPVLETLGLRLLKASDESADYGVSSILFSLETPVNGRPASAGNGVHIAFAAGSRAMVDEFHATALRHGGADAGAPGLRPEYDAHYYGAFVTDPDGNKIEAVTHHAT